The following are encoded together in the Oryzias melastigma strain HK-1 linkage group LG17, ASM292280v2, whole genome shotgun sequence genome:
- the zbtb41 gene encoding zinc finger and BTB domain-containing protein 41, whose product MKKSVPRPKCGEMSNPIIDLPADPSSAGMSTLVANPQTLHPSTLQNRHLAMPHHSHSLLEFLNEDRTRQKFCDVSVVVGGKVYSAHKVVLAHGSSYFHAELSKSSAATVTLEHVEDSVFQLLLGFLYTAECVVAEADVPALTEAARFLNMMDVLKLVCEERGTNSVGVIHAQAEMKEISGKKVISSNLTGTDIQISPEEKNAFLNQQFPADTSMQDNSAPCTNVASTENAKQAEERSVTTRRSSRRRRAPTKYKRDNFKDSITTSEEKEKSASPRRDVEERVEVEGGGDLTVESETLLLVGNEPSEQTQGSDEMHEDGDDDVQNSGNVAQKNIDEVDEANRSLQAVEEPGGVMPTAGSSNRASAYPEGLDPVIIQTSNKKTLKCPKCDKTFDRAGKYESHTRVHTGEKPFQCDVCLQCYSTKSNLNVHKKKHTSDASFPKKEHKCPFCNKLHASKKTLAKHVRRFHPDCTQEFLNKRKRKSASWECSICSKTFSRKPHLQEHMILHTQDRPFKCSFCDEFFKSRFARLKHQEKFHLGPFPCEICGRQFNDSGNKKRHIECTHGGTRKWTCFICGKSVRERTTLREHLRIHTGEKPHFCNICGQSFRHSSSYRLHLRVHRDDKRYECNECGKTFIRHDHLTKHQKIHSGEKTHQCEECGKCFRRHDHLTVHYKSVHLGEKVWQKYKTAVHQCEVCKKEFKGKSSLEMHFRTHSGEKPHRCPECHQTFRIKKTLTKHMVIHSDARPFNCPHCSATFKRKDKLKYHVDHVHVARFSEPAVGVDKTVSASFQEPSKGYEGEPKASLQSAPSNVCIPVTLVSVAGAAQGDVHAHRPSALSSQAYGVVSIPAQGQQQNSSYQATTDLAFLEKYTLTPQPANIVHPVRPEQILDPREQSYLGTLLGLDSASLVQNISSSDHAH is encoded by the exons atgaaaaagtcaGTGCCCCGTCCCAAGTGTGGTGAGATGAGCAACCCCATCATTGACCTTCCAGCTGACCCGTCCTCTGCCGGGATGTCTACTCTTGTGGCAAACCCCCAAACTTTGCACCCGTCAACGCTACAAAACAGGCACCTCGCCATGCCTCATCACAGCCACAGCCTCCTGGAGTTTTTGAACGAGGACCGGACCCGGCAGAAGTTCTGCGACGTCTCCGTGGTGGTGGGTGGGAAGGTGTACAGCGCCCACAAGGTGGTGTTGGCGCACGGAAGCAGCTACTTCCACGCCGAGCTGTCAAAGAGCTCTGCTGCGACTGTGACTCTGGAGCACGTGGAGGACTCGGTTTTCCAGCTTCTGCTGGGGTTTCTGTACACTGCGGAGTGCGTCGTGGCTGAAGCCGACGTGCCCGCTCTCACCGAAGCAGCCCGCTTTCTGAACATGATGGATGTACTAAAGCTGGTTTGTGAAGAAAGAGGGACCAACTCTGTTGGAGTGATTCATGCTCAAGCGGAGATGAAGGAGATCTCTGGGAAGAAAGTTATTTCCAGTAACCTAACAGGGACGGATATTCAAATCTCacctgaggaaaaaaatgcttttctcaaCCAACAGTTTCCCGCTGACACCTCCATGCAAGACAATTCGGCTCCTTGTACAAATGTGGCCTCAACTGAGAATGCAAAACAGGCAGAAGAGAGAAGCGTTACCACTCGAAGATCATCTCGAAGGAGAAGAGCACCTACCAAATATAAAAGAGACAACTTTAAGGACTCCATTACAACatctgaggaaaaagaaaaaagtgcatCACCAAGGCGGGACGTAGAAGAACGAGTGGAAGTAGAAGGAGGAGGAGACCTGACAGTGGAAAGCGAGACGCTGCTGCTGGTTGGGAATGAGCCCTCTGAACAAACCCAGGGGAGCGACGAGATGCACGAGGACGGAGACGACGACGTGCAGAACTCTGGGAATGTTGCTCAGAAGAACATCGATGAGGTAGATGAAGCAAACAGAAGCCTCCAGGCTGTGGAGGAGCCAGGAGGGGTCATGCCTACAGCAGGAAGCTCGAACCGCGCATCAGCTTACCCCGAGGGCCTCGATCCAGTCATCATCCAGACCTCCAACAAGAAGACGCTCAAGTGCCCCAAATGTGACAAGACGTTTGACCGCGCAG GTAAATATGAGAGTCATACCAGAGTGCACACAGGGGAGAAACCATTCCAGTGTGACGTCTGCCTCCAGTGCTACTCCACCAAATCCAACCTGAACGTACACAAGAAGAAGCACACCAGCGACGCTTCCTTCCCAAAGAAGGAACACAAGTGTCCCTTCTGCAACAAACTCCACGCCAGCAAGAAAACGCTGGCAAAGCACGTCCGGAG GTTTCATCCAGACTGCACCCAAGAGTTTTTGAACAAGAGGAAGAGAAAAAGTGCAAGCTGGGAATGTTCT ATATGCTCAAAGACCTTCAGCCGGAAGCCTCACCTACAGGAGCACATGATCCTGCACACCCAGGACCGCCCCTTCAAATGCTCTTTCTGTGATGAATTCTTCAAATCCAGGTTTGCCAGGCTAAAGCACCAGGAAAAGTTTCACTTAG GTCCGTTTCCGTGTGAGATCTGCGGGCGTCAGTTTAACGATTCGGGAAACAAAAAGAGGCACATCGAGTGCACGCACGGAGGGACGCGGAAATGGACCTGCTTCATTTGTGGGAAATCAGTAAGAGAAAG GACGACCTTACGGGAGCACCTGAGGATCCACACGGGAGAGAAACCTCACTTTTGTAACATTTGTGGTCAAAGTTTCCGTCACAGCAGCTCGTACAG GCTGCATCTGAGAGTGCACCGTGACGACAAACGCTACGAGTGCAACGAGTGTGGAAAAACGTTCATACGTCACGATcatttaaccaaacatcaaaaaaTTCACTCTG GGGAGAAAACGCACCAATGTGAAGAATGCGGGAAATGTTTCCGCCGTCACGATCACCTGACGGTTCACTACAAAAGCGTCCATTTGGGAGAAAAAGTCTGGCAGAA GTACAAAACGGCAGTGCATCAGTGCGAGGTCTGTAAGAAAGAATTTAAAGGAAAGTCCAGTCTAGAGATGCACTTCAGAACCCATTCTG gtgAGAAACCCCACAGATGTCCAGAGTGCCATCAAACGTTTCGCATCAAGAAGACGCTAACGAAGCACATGGTGATTCACTCGGACGCCCGGCCCTTTAACTGCCCCCACTGCAGCGCCACCTTTAAGAGGAAAGACAAACTCAAGTACCACGTCGACCACGTGCACGTCGCCCGCTTTTCGGAGCCGGCGGTCGGCGTGGACAAAACCGTCTCCGCTTCTTTCCAGGAACCCTCTAAGGGTTATGAAGGCGAACCGAAGGCGTCTCTTCAGAGCGCCCCTTCAAATGTCTGCATTCCCGTCACGTTGGTGTCCGTGGCTGGGGCGGCGCAGGGCGACGTGCACGCTCACAGGCCCTCGGCTCTCTCCTCCCAGGCTTACGGCGTCGTCAGCATCCCGGCTCAAGGACAGCAGCAGAACTCCAGCTATCAAGCCACCACGGACCTGGCCTTTCTGGAGAAGTACACCCTCACCCCTCAGCCCGCCAACATCGTCCACCCGGTCCGACCCGAGCAGATTCTGGACCCGCGGGAGCAGTCCTACCTGGGCACACTGCTGGGATTGGATTCAGCTTCGTTGGTACAAAACATTTCCAGCTCGGATCATGCTCACTGA